Proteins co-encoded in one Polaromonas vacuolata genomic window:
- a CDS encoding DUF411 domain-containing protein — MKRRSLLGLSLLPLLQAMPALAATAVEVYKTPSCGCCVNWVKHLSAAGFTVHVNDVDDTGPIRQKLGMPEQFAGCHTATVGRYVIEGHVPAADIRKLLATKSAALGLSVPGMVIGSPGMEMGSRQEPYSVLLVQRSGQSSVFSAYNQPRKDT; from the coding sequence ATGAAGCGCCGCTCACTTTTAGGTCTGTCTTTGCTGCCTTTGCTGCAAGCCATGCCGGCACTCGCTGCAACGGCTGTAGAGGTTTATAAAACACCTTCTTGCGGCTGCTGCGTCAATTGGGTCAAGCATCTGTCTGCGGCTGGGTTTACGGTGCATGTCAACGACGTTGACGACACCGGCCCGATTCGCCAAAAGTTAGGCATGCCAGAGCAGTTTGCTGGCTGCCACACGGCAACCGTCGGTCGCTATGTGATCGAAGGCCATGTGCCGGCGGCAGACATCCGAAAGTTATTGGCCACAAAATCTGCCGCCCTAGGCTTGTCGGTTCCCGGCATGGTGATTGGCTCGCCCGGCATGGAGATGGGTTCGCGTCAAGAGCCGTATTCGGTTTTACTGGTGCAGCGCTCAGGCCAGAGCAGTGTTTTCTCGGCTTATAACCAGCCGCGCAAAGACACTTAA
- a CDS encoding alpha/beta fold hydrolase has product MDLCQEKPLPLAITAQDGYPLKGLCWRHLTDTPQTARPVIVINPATSVLCTYYSRFAAYLHRNGFDVICYDYRGIGLSKPASLRGFQAGWLDWGQLDFQAVLQYAASDFPGQPVQVVGHSVGGMLIGLAASNANITRVFSMGAQHAYWRDYPAKQRLRLLLKWHVFMPLVTALLGYFPAKRLGWMEDTPRGVVQDWTARAARFEDTYKSGARVLSSADRRGIIAQFTALRCPTLALSVTDDEFGTVAAVQRLLRCFDSSASTHLRVAPESLGLKEIGHFAFFHSRFEPTLWPIALAWLREGSLPDSVGDSVGEIVKPLKTVR; this is encoded by the coding sequence ATGGATTTGTGCCAAGAAAAACCTCTGCCATTGGCCATCACGGCGCAAGACGGCTACCCCCTCAAAGGCTTGTGCTGGCGCCACCTTACAGACACACCTCAGACCGCACGCCCGGTCATCGTCATCAACCCCGCCACCTCAGTGCTTTGCACTTATTACAGCCGTTTCGCAGCCTATTTGCACCGCAATGGTTTTGATGTCATTTGCTATGACTACCGCGGCATAGGCCTGTCCAAGCCAGCGTCGCTGCGGGGTTTTCAGGCCGGCTGGCTGGACTGGGGCCAGCTCGATTTTCAAGCCGTGTTGCAGTACGCAGCCAGCGACTTTCCCGGCCAACCGGTGCAAGTAGTCGGTCACAGTGTGGGCGGGATGTTGATTGGTTTGGCTGCGTCCAACGCCAACATCACTCGGGTCTTCAGCATGGGTGCGCAACATGCTTACTGGCGTGATTACCCGGCCAAACAGCGACTGCGCTTGCTGCTCAAATGGCATGTTTTTATGCCGCTGGTGACGGCTTTGCTAGGCTACTTTCCGGCCAAACGTTTGGGTTGGATGGAAGACACGCCGCGCGGCGTGGTGCAAGACTGGACGGCACGAGCAGCGCGGTTTGAAGATACCTATAAGTCAGGTGCCAGGGTTCTTTCTAGCGCCGACAGACGCGGGATCATCGCGCAGTTCACCGCCCTTCGCTGCCCGACACTGGCGCTAAGCGTGACGGACGATGAATTTGGCACCGTCGCCGCAGTGCAAAGATTGCTACGCTGCTTTGATAGCAGCGCATCCACGCATTTGCGCGTCGCGCCTGAATCCTTGGGGCTTAAAGAGATAGGCCATTTCGCTTTTTTTCACAGCCGCTTTGAACCTACGCTATGGCCTATTGCCTTAGCTTGGCTAAGAGAAGGCAGCTTGCCTGATAGCGTGGGTGATAGCGTGGGTGAGATAGTCAAGCCCTTGAAAACCGTCAGATAA
- a CDS encoding AI-2E family transporter gives MPINTKTSTQFASYALVVLLCLGSLVYGLLPGLLAACAGFLMANALTGENRLRGPKLGPKLAAAIVIFLPLIGLGLLLANARGMVFGLLGQYQALLHQLAATVLEIRDKLPADLAVHLPEELIDAQLWLADYLRSKAKALSGAGAAGLHGFFLAYVGIIVGALIKGTLKKPTIAPLRAAIRQRAACFIDAFRRIVLAQFWIAAINAALTSVFLLVLLPLFDVQMPYIGPLVALTFFAGLIPIVGNLICNVVISLAGVSISGAVGLACLLFLIIIHKTEYLINAKILGKQTNTAAWELLAVMFIGEAVFGLPGLVSAPLYYAYAKMELQVTKLV, from the coding sequence TTGCCAATAAATACTAAAACCAGCACACAGTTTGCAAGCTACGCGCTAGTGGTTTTGCTCTGCCTAGGCTCTCTCGTCTATGGGCTACTGCCCGGCCTGCTGGCCGCTTGCGCGGGCTTTTTAATGGCCAACGCGCTGACCGGGGAAAATCGACTCAGAGGCCCAAAGCTCGGGCCAAAATTAGCCGCCGCCATCGTCATATTTTTGCCGCTGATAGGGCTGGGGTTGCTGCTGGCCAATGCCAGAGGCATGGTGTTTGGCTTGCTAGGACAGTATCAAGCCTTGTTGCACCAGCTCGCCGCCACAGTGCTGGAGATTCGCGACAAGCTGCCAGCTGACTTGGCAGTTCATCTGCCGGAGGAATTAATCGATGCACAGTTGTGGTTAGCCGACTATCTGCGCTCCAAGGCCAAAGCACTGTCCGGCGCTGGCGCGGCTGGCTTACATGGATTTTTTCTCGCCTATGTGGGCATTATTGTCGGCGCGTTAATCAAGGGCACCTTAAAAAAGCCCACCATTGCGCCGCTGCGAGCAGCGATACGCCAACGGGCGGCTTGTTTTATCGATGCGTTTAGGCGCATCGTTCTGGCCCAGTTTTGGATAGCGGCGATTAACGCCGCGCTGACTTCTGTCTTTTTGCTAGTGCTATTGCCACTCTTTGATGTCCAGATGCCTTACATAGGGCCACTAGTGGCGCTGACCTTTTTTGCGGGTCTCATTCCCATCGTTGGTAACCTCATCTGCAACGTCGTGATCTCGCTGGCCGGGGTCTCTATCTCGGGTGCTGTGGGTCTGGCCTGTTTGCTGTTTTTAATCATCATCCATAAAACCGAATACCTGATTAACGCCAAGATACTGGGCAAACAAACCAATACCGCCGCCTGGGAGTTGCTAGCGGTGATGTTCATCGGCGAGGCCGTGTTTGGCTTACCGGGCCTAGTGTCTGCGCCCCTTTACTACGCCTATGCAAAGATGGAGCTTCAGGTCACAAAACTGGTGTGA